The genomic segment CGTTCCTAGCGGCTTCGCCGCGGTTCGCTCGACCTCAGAAGAACGCGTTGCCGCGGTCTACGAGCAAGTTGTAGAGCGTCTGCTGGATCGTCTCTCGGACCTGGTCCGTGACGTTGAACAGCAGCATCGGGTCGTCGGCCGCTTCAGGCTCGTACGCGTCTGTACGGATCGGCTCGCCGAACTCGATGATCCACTTGCTCGGCAGAGGGATCAGACCCAACGGGCCGAGCAGTGGGAAGAACGGCGTGATCGGGAGGTACGGCAGCCCGAGCAGTCGCGCGAGCGACGGCACGTTGCCAACCAACGGGTAGATCTCCTCGGCGCCAACGATCGACACCGGGACGATCGGCACCTGAGCACGCATGGCTGACGAGACGAAGCCACCACGACCGAAGCGCTGGAGCTTGTAGCGATCGGCGTACGGCTTGCCGATGCCCTTGAAGCCCTCGGGCCACACACCAGCGAGCTCGCCAGTGGTCAACAGCCGCTCAGCATCGTCGGCGCACGCGAGGGTCGCGCCGACCTTGCGGGCCACCTGACCCACGAACGGCAGTGAGAAGACCAGGTCAGCGCCCAGGGGGCGCAGGTTGCGTCCTGCGTACTTCTTGACGGCATAGCCCGTGATCAGACCGTCGAGCGGGATCGTTCCCGAGTGGTTGGCCACCAGGAGTGCGCCACCCTCCTCGGGGATGTTCTCGATGCCGCGGACCTCGAGCCTGAACCACTTCTCGGCCAGCGGCTCGATCGCAGCCGCGAAGACTTCAGTGATCTGCGGGTCGAAGCCGAACTCGTCGATTTCGTAGTTGCCGTCGAGTCGGGTACGGATCGTCGCCAACAGGGTCGCGATACGCGACTCCCAGTCAGAACCAAGCACGCGCTGAGCGGCCTGGATGATCGCGACGAAGATCTCGTCAAGCGGGATGCCTGCTGACAGTGGGGCCGCGCCAGCCGTACGTGTCCTGCGCGCTGCTTCTTCAGCTGCGTCCGCTGCTGCCTTCGCGGCGTCCTCGTCGGTCACGGCACGGAGGCGAGGCTTCTCGCTCGCAGGCGCCTTCTTGGCCGGAGCCTTCTTCGCTGGTGCCTTCTTGGCCGGGGCCTTTTTGGCGGCAGGCTCGACAGGCTTGGCCTTCTGGACGGGCTTCTTGGCGGGAGGCTTGTCCCCCGCAAGAGCGCGAGCAGCGCTCGAGGGCGACTTCGCGCTGCTGCCTCGCCCGGCTTCACCGGTCGTACCAATGCCCTTCAGCTTGTCTTCGCTCATGAGCGGCCCCCAATCGAGGAGAGAATGCCGGGTCGGGACGTACGGCGGTATTCCTCGAACGCCTGCTCCGACGTCCATTTGAGGTCGTAGCCAAAGATGTCACGCAAAGCCGTGGTGTCGACAACGCGTCCGTACATGAGCAGGCGATGCAGGTCGGGCGACAAGTCAGAGCCCATCGCCTTGAGCACGCGGCGGGCGCCGGCAGCGAAACCGAACGACGGCAACGGAATGACCGGCTTGCCGAGTCGACGGGCTGCCTGGCTCAGCATCACGACGCCGTCGCCGGCAACGTTGAACGTGCCGGGGCGGTCGTGAATCACCGACTCGGTGAGTACGTTCATGGCGTCGTCGACGTGGAGGAACTGCAGACGCGGGTCGTAGCCGAGCGCCGTCGGCAAGACCGGGTTGTCGAAGTAGTTGCGTAGCGGGGTGTCGAGATCTGGGTGCAGCAGCTGGGCGCCGCGCAGGGTCGTGATGATGACCTCGGGACGGCGACGGGCGAACCCGCGTACGTACGACTCAACCTCGACGATGTCCTTGGGGAAGCCGGTACGTACACCGTCACGGGCGAGCAGCGACTCGGTGAACATCGCCGGATCGCGCGGTGAGGTGCCATAGACCGCAGTCGACGATCCGAGCACGAGCTTCTTGACGCCCGCGGCACGCTGGCAGGCAGCCAGCAGCTGCATCGTGCCGATGACGTTGAGCTCTTTGGCTGCGCCTGCTCGGCGGCCGGTTGGTGGGCCGACGTCGAGGTGCACGACAGTGTCGACCTCTTCGACCGCGATGACTTTGCCGACCACAGGGGTGCGGATGTCAGCCCGGACGAACTTGACTCCCTCGAGATGACCAGTAGGCAGGATCGTGTCGATGCCGACGACTTTGTCGACGCCTTTGAGGCCGGCAACGCGCAGGGCGAATTGCGACGCGAAATTGCTCGCGACTCCCGTGACGAGGACGACCCTGCCCATGAGTTACTTGCCCAGACGGCGGCGCTGCACTCGGGTGCGCTTGAGCATCTTGCGGTGCTTCTTCTTCGACATCCGCTTGCGACGCTTCTTGATGACTGAACCCACGGGTCACTACTCAATTCCTGTTGGCCACGCAGTGGTGGCTATGTGCACAAAAGATGGTTTGCCGAGCCTGACGGCAACGTCTCAATTGCCGCTTTTGGCTGAATCACAGCCTACACGGCACTGGACGTCCCGATTTCGGCCGACCGGTGTGAGAGCGGACTCAGTGAAAGAAGGCTCAGCCAGCCTGGAAGTAGGACTTGGAAAGGAACTCCTCGACCGCAGTCTCTGGGACGCGGAAGGAGCGACCGACGCGTACGGCCTCGAGCTCACCGGAGTGAACGAGGCGGTAGACGGTCATCTTGGACACGCGCATCTGCGTGGCGACCTCTGCCACCGTCATGTACGTCTGGCCGGATGCCATCTCTCCACCTACTGTCTGGGGGAACTTGTCTGAGGGCACGCGCGCTCTCCGGCTTCCCCACCGGAGAAACAGCGCGCGTGCTTGCGTTGAGACTAGTGGCAAATGAGGCCTGCGTGACAGTAGTTCACCAAAATCGCTTCAGGTGGGGAACGTCACCCGATTTGGCCCTATTCAGGGTTGCGGATCAAGGCCAATGAGCGGGAACGCGGCTGTCCTGGTGGCCTGAATGGAGCGGTCCAGCCAGCTCGCAGGGTCGTAACCTTCCTCCCACGAGCGATAACCGACCGTGCGGCCGTCCGACATCGTGAGGGGTGCTGCGCTGCCGCGCAGCTGGGCAATGCGTGCTCGCCACTCGTCAGGAGTCGCAGATTCAGGATTGACTGGCGTTCCAGCAACTATCGCCAACAGGTGCGCCCAAGCTCGCGGCACCACGTCCATGACGGCGTACCCACCACCGCCGGTCGCCACCCATTTGCCTCCGCAGACCTCTTCGGCCAAATCGCGCAAAGCGAGGTAGGAGGAGCGCTGACCATCGACTGTCAGCATCAGATTGGTCAGCGGATCGTCCATGTGTGAGTCGCAGCCATGCTGCGTCACCAGGATGTCGGGGTTGAACTCACGCACGATCGGCGGGACCACGGCGTGGAAGGCGCGCAGCCAGCCAGCGTCCGAGGTGCCCGGTGGAAGCGCCACGTTGACGGCCGAACCCTCGGCGCCTTCGCCGCCAGTCTCCGTCGCATAGCCAGTCCCGGGGAACAGCGTCTGCGGTCCTTCGTGGATCGAGATCGTGAGCACGCGCGGATCGTCGTAGAACATCGCCTGTACGCCGTCACCGTGGTGAGCGTCGACATCCACGTACGCGACGCGCTCCGCACCGTTGTCGAGCAGCCAACGGATTGCGAGAGCCACGTCGTTGTAGATGCAGAACCCACTCGCGTGGTCGCGCATGGCGTGGTGAAGCCCGCCGGCGATGTTGACTGATCGCGGGGCCTGCCCGGTCCAGACTCGGCGAGCCGCCTCAACACTCGCTCCGGCCGCGAGCGAGCTCGCTTCATGCATCTGCGCGAAGACCGGGTTGTCTGCCGTGCCGAGGCCAATTGACGCATCGCCATGGGTTGGGTTGTCGCTGAGTTTGTGGACCTTCTCGATGTACTCGGCCGAGTGGATCCGATTGAGGTCATCCTCGGTCGCCGCGTCGGCACCGATGACATCCATCTCGTCGAGGATGCCGAGCTCCCTCGCCAGGCTGATCGTCAGATCAATGCGTACGGGCGC from the Aeromicrobium panaciterrae genome contains:
- a CDS encoding lysophospholipid acyltransferase family protein, whose amino-acid sequence is MSEDKLKGIGTTGEAGRGSSAKSPSSAARALAGDKPPAKKPVQKAKPVEPAAKKAPAKKAPAKKAPAKKAPASEKPRLRAVTDEDAAKAAADAAEEAARRTRTAGAAPLSAGIPLDEIFVAIIQAAQRVLGSDWESRIATLLATIRTRLDGNYEIDEFGFDPQITEVFAAAIEPLAEKWFRLEVRGIENIPEEGGALLVANHSGTIPLDGLITGYAVKKYAGRNLRPLGADLVFSLPFVGQVARKVGATLACADDAERLLTTGELAGVWPEGFKGIGKPYADRYKLQRFGRGGFVSSAMRAQVPIVPVSIVGAEEIYPLVGNVPSLARLLGLPYLPITPFFPLLGPLGLIPLPSKWIIEFGEPIRTDAYEPEAADDPMLLFNVTDQVRETIQQTLYNLLVDRGNAFF
- a CDS encoding NAD-dependent epimerase/dehydratase family protein; amino-acid sequence: MGRVVLVTGVASNFASQFALRVAGLKGVDKVVGIDTILPTGHLEGVKFVRADIRTPVVGKVIAVEEVDTVVHLDVGPPTGRRAGAAKELNVIGTMQLLAACQRAAGVKKLVLGSSTAVYGTSPRDPAMFTESLLARDGVRTGFPKDIVEVESYVRGFARRRPEVIITTLRGAQLLHPDLDTPLRNYFDNPVLPTALGYDPRLQFLHVDDAMNVLTESVIHDRPGTFNVAGDGVVMLSQAARRLGKPVIPLPSFGFAAGARRVLKAMGSDLSPDLHRLLMYGRVVDTTALRDIFGYDLKWTSEQAFEEYRRTSRPGILSSIGGRS
- a CDS encoding 30S ribosomal protein bS22 — its product is MGSVIKKRRKRMSKKKHRKMLKRTRVQRRRLGK
- a CDS encoding helix-turn-helix domain-containing protein; the protein is MASGQTYMTVAEVATQMRVSKMTVYRLVHSGELEAVRVGRSFRVPETAVEEFLSKSYFQAG
- a CDS encoding acetoin utilization protein AcuC; the protein is MSEKAVLVFDETMTSYNFGPSHPMAPVRIDLTISLARELGILDEMDVIGADAATEDDLNRIHSAEYIEKVHKLSDNPTHGDASIGLGTADNPVFAQMHEASSLAAGASVEAARRVWTGQAPRSVNIAGGLHHAMRDHASGFCIYNDVALAIRWLLDNGAERVAYVDVDAHHGDGVQAMFYDDPRVLTISIHEGPQTLFPGTGYATETGGEGAEGSAVNVALPPGTSDAGWLRAFHAVVPPIVREFNPDILVTQHGCDSHMDDPLTNLMLTVDGQRSSYLALRDLAEEVCGGKWVATGGGGYAVMDVVPRAWAHLLAIVAGTPVNPESATPDEWRARIAQLRGSAAPLTMSDGRTVGYRSWEEGYDPASWLDRSIQATRTAAFPLIGLDPQP